The following DNA comes from Poecilia reticulata strain Guanapo linkage group LG16, Guppy_female_1.0+MT, whole genome shotgun sequence.
CGTATTGAATTTTGTCATGGCAGGACTATTCAATCTGGTgtattttatgtagtttttttccctcGTGGGACTTTGTCAGTCAATAGCCACGCGCTTTACGTTCTGTGAATCGAAGCTAATTAGGCTACTGCTAACAAGCTAATTGCTTGCTAATTGCAGCTTGTTAGTGTAATTTAGCTAACTAGTTGGCTAGCTAACTTTTTTCCTCTAAGTGCACATTTATCGGCAGTTCGTCAAGCACCAGATTGACCTattaagaattttatttcaaaataagttGCTGCTACAGTGTTGAGAAGGAGAGCAGGGACTACAGATGCCGAATTACGTAAGAAAGAAGATGAAAAGGAATGCATTTCCTAAAGCGTGCATAAtgttctttccacttcacaattatgtgctatTTAGTGTAGGTCGTTCACATAAACCCCCAATAAAGCACGTTAAAGGCGTTACCGAGTTCTGCTCTTGACAAAGTATCAAAAGGTATGGACACTTTTGCACGGCCCTGTACGGATAGGGCACAGCAGCGAAATCTGTCAACTGTTGTgaagttgttttgtgtttcgTTCATTGATATGTGCAAGTaatttgtccattttatttgatttcttcACATGGATCATTTAGACAACGAGGCAGACTTCACTGACCAGTGATTAGTGTTATTGTGTGGCGCCATCTCTTCCAGTTAGAAAAAAACGTGTTGTTCTTGATAAGTTTTAATTGTGCCTTATTCTGTTGTGAAAGAGGCAGCTTCAACACACAACTTGTAAAAGCCTCAGTGTAAAGGCTAATTCAAGAAACGGCTGACTTCTTGTTATTTAGAAGACTGCCATTTATATTCAAAGGATACAATTCAATGTGATTAGAAAAAGttcaattttctgctttttttttttttagtaaatattagatattgtatttttatacaaattaCAGAGTTGACGCAGAAGTATGTCACATACTGTATGTAACACACacatgaaaggaaaataatccaaaatagtttgttttgtatACAGTTTTAATAATGACATCctcttttaatttagtttagaaCTTCTTCCTGCTTCGAGGACAGTGTTTGTGTTGATGAAAGTCACACTGAAGGTATGTGAAACTTTTCATTCCCTCGTCACACTTTCATGCTGTATCTTTGTGCCTTTGTTGTGTTACAGCTCCCAAGTACTTTTTAACATATTATTTTTCCAGACACAAGTTACACAATGTCGTTCAGTATTAGAAATCTGAAGCTCACAAGAGCCATCTAGTGGTTATATGTGGTCACAGCTCCAAACCAGTGTACCATTAAGTGTTTCTTCAAGAGTCTACAAAGCGTTGTGAACAGTACGAGCGAGTAACAATCAGTCAGTCCACTGTTTTGCTTTAACCTTTTTAAAAGACGGATGTGTACATTTCTGTAGAAAGTGCAGCTTGTGATTGAACATTTCATTGGTAGACTCTCTGCGTCTCAGACGCAATCAAACCTGTAGTTTCTTTGTGCATTCTATGGAATAAAAACTGTACAAGTCCATAACTTCCTGTAAGGAAATATTTTGACAACATGGCTCTCAGATCTTGTGTACTGACTGGTCCACCCTGATATCCTCTATGAATATGGGGGATGGGGGGTCTATAGTGACTCCTGATGTCCTTGAACATCTCTCACTGACACGTTCACCCTGCTGAGCACGCTCTGGGTTAGTGTCCTCTTAGGATCTAAGAGTTCTCTGGTCCAAGTAGATCTGTCCTCCACATCTGATCTCCATGCATTCACAAGGGCTCCTCATAAGTGTGCTTTTGTACCAAGGAATCACTTGGCTTGGGCTCTGCGTAGACTTCACTGGCAGGGCGAGGGCCGCTGGCGTGCAGGGCAGGGGTGCAGTAGCCATTGAACAGCACCCTATGTGAGGGGCAGTCGTACTGACTGTGAGTGGAGGATGCATGAGCAGGAGGTCTGTGCGTAATGCCGTGAAGCAACCCCGACAAGCTGGGCGGTTTGTGCTCGGGGGGAAGCTCGCTGAATGGAGTGGCGTACTCGGGCTCCGGGGGAAGCGGCTCGGCGTACTCTGGAAGGTTGCCAGGTGTGTCGTAATGGGCGCAGGTGAACGGAGTGGTGTAGCCTTCATCTGAAGAGGGTCTGAATGTGGAACCGACCTTCTGTCCAACAGATGTAATGGCAGGAGCAGCATAGTCTGGGAagacgaggaaaaaaaaaacaaaacgtcacaagtcactttgttttatcaggtgcagctgaataaaacagaaatgtttgtttatttcagtgatgtaattcaaaaatgaaatgcCTTCAGGACTAGTCACAGAGATGCATTTAAAGCATTTAGCATGGTGATGATTATTAAAATTGAGTACAGAAACAAATACAGCTCTAGTAGTGTATTTCCCCTTAAACGCAGGCGAAAAAGGAGCGATGGATGAGTTATGGCCTTCTAGTTCTTATCTCATTTTTGATGGATTGTAGTATACAGACCCTCGACTGTTATGTAATGATTCAGAGGAGCTAAAAAAAAGCCCTCTAAGTATCTTTTTAGAGCTGTCCTTTGATTTGCGGCTATTGAATAACATAATTTTATATCCTGGACAGCTGCTCAGTGGCGCTTCGTCGCTCAGTTTTACGACAGGGTTTATGAGTGGATTTACTGGTTCTGGGCGTGCTGATGACATGTCCAGAACCAGTAAATCCTGGAGGTCGTCTGtaacactttttagatttagtCCAGCAGGAAATAAATGGATTGTggcaaaagtgtttttaaaagcagtgtaGTTTGACCTCTTTAGAGCTCTCATATAATGTCTAATTGTAtcacattgttaaaataattcatatttctGAATGCTAAAAGATTAATAATTATTGCattgatgtaaaaaacaaagccaaaaatGGCATTATTTAGGTAATGGGAAagtaaaaagtttggaaaataattttctacGTAAAAGAAATCTTATCAGACTACATATGGACCCAACTCTGAAGCTCACCAAGTGATAATAATTAAGATTAACATGTCAGAATCAACACTTTTAGTCACTGAGTATCTGTGTGAAAAGCTGAATTACAAGCCGAGGGGCTCGATGAGGCAGCGATGGGactggtgggggggggggaggcagCCTTTATCAAGCTCCAATTAAAGGGTCTCTTTCAAAGCGACTCTGCGGTCCAAAGAAAGGAATGTTTATGCAGAGACTGGCGATGTGCTGAGCCAGGACAAAGAATGGTTAGGCCTCAAAGAGAGTCTGGTTGGAGCTGCTGAGAGTGACCGCTGATGACAGAGGCAGGGCCGGGTTGACCGAAGAGAGCAGAAAACGTCCCTCAGTTCTCACCGTTCAGAGGGGGGCTCGGCAGAGCGTCGTGCACGCTGCGCACCAGTGGGTAGGAGATGAGCTCCGAATGTGGACACGGGAGACTCTTTGCCTTAAAAGCCTGACAGCCAACTGATGTAAAGACACACAAAGTCAAATTCAGCGTTTTTGACTCTggacttgaaatattttacatttatgagCTTAACTCACCTGTCGGTAAGGAGTTCTTCATTGCAGAGTCTTTTTTCCTGGCAAGAGAACATATGAAGGTATTTTACAACTAGACACAAGTTTTAAGGACTTTAGCAAGTTTCCATGAAGTATGgtagtaaaatatttcttatctATGAACACATTACAAATGAGAAGATTTAAATAAGTTATTATAGCCATATACTGTGCTGGTCAGATGTTAACATAAACATACGCTTATGATGAACATTATTGTCATATTGGGGGCTTTACTTAGAATTGTTCTTTTTCcaggattaaataaaactgagagaATAAAACAGGTCAAAGAACACACACAGGCCCAAAACTGGTGTTGCAGGTCCAGTTCTGCTTCAGATCGGatactttttagtttttccccACAGATGGTCTCAGATTTTTCAAAAGCACGCTCTGAAACACACTGTTGTGTATTCTATGATGCACAGCTGGCCATGTGCATTAAAGCTCTTTGAAAATCAAGAAACTCAATACCTCACAAGCGGCAGTAGGAGTTCCTGTGCCACTGATTTATCCCAAACATGTTAATGGTTTTGAAGTCCAAAAACCCTCTGAATAGGACTCATCTATTCTGATTTTTCTCTGCATCGTCTCTGGCAAACTTTTGTCCGgtctttatatttttcttgGCGAACAAAGGTTTCTTTCCTTTAAACTACTGCAGTCTCTTTCTGATTGTACAGGCAAATGATGACGTGTTAGGGTTTGTGGCAGCTTCTCttaacattttgatttcagGGTTATATATACAGCTGGAAGTGTACGAATATTTTTGAGCCTTTATGTGTAATTTTGTGTTATCGAACCACCCTTCGAGAAGAAATGTTCAAATGCGTCATTAAAAGTcccagaaaatacaatattcaTGCCAATGGAGAGAGTATGTAATCTTCTCACTGGAACTGTAAAGTCaatgaaaacagctgaaggaTTCATTCTAACAATAATCCTGCAGAAAGTCAGACAAAATGTGCAAGTGAAACCAGCGCAACATTGATGCACAATACCTTCGCTTCCACCAGATCCCAGCCAGTAGACAGCTCCCACACATCACCAGTCCCAGGACCACTCCCACCGCTATGATCACTGGCTGACTGTGGGCTGCAGCAGAATATGTGTGGAAGGACGGAGTGAGGTTTGCTGAAACAGACTCTTACAATCAATTTACATTGCTTCTCCTATGCAAAGTacatactttgtgttgtttccacAGTCAGGGCTTTCTCAGTGGGAGTGGGTGAGGGGCTTGGGTTCAGGGTATCCACGTTAAACTTGATGGACGGAGACTCTGCTGGAAAAGAAGCAGCGGCTTTTACCTCCGTGACACTTGTGAGTCAGTGAAACTGTGCGAACAGATAATATTTGACTCGGGCAAACAGGATGTGCTCACCTCCGGGAGGCCGTGACCTCGGCGTGACCTTGGCAGCAGGGCAGCCTAAGAGCTGAACCCGAGCAGAAGCTCTGGCGTGCCAGCTCAGTGGCTGAAGCCGAATAAATCGAGCAACGACAGCAGGAAACAAGCTGTTGAGCACCGTGAGGTGGCCGTCTGTGTACGCCTGAAACACCTGCGAGCGAATAAGAAAAACCAAGATAAATTTAGCAGCTGTTAAAGAACCCCGCAGGACTTAAACTGACAAAAGTTTTGCTACTTTTGTGTCTCCAGCAGTTCAGTGTTGGAAGTAACATTTAGGTGCTGCTAGGCTGGATTTGTTCGTTTGCCAAACTCTGTACTCGTGATTAAGACGAGCGGATGAACTGACTGCGTGTCAGACACATGGTGGGACACaaacctgtttttctttgctcGTAGCATCTTTGTAAGTCTTCCAGCTCTTTCTGTCCTTGCTGAATTGCAGACTGTAAGATTCCATGTAGCTCACCGACGATCCTGTTGTCACTAATCCTGGGggaaaacaacaagaagaagCATGCACATATTTAATGTAAGTTCTTTCCAATAAACAGCAAAGTTGGAGCACTAGTTTCTCTCCTAGCTAATATTTATGCTGCTCTGAACTGTTCTTCAGCCTCCCATTCTCtcccattatttttaattatgtagtCTTTGCATTGCAATGCACCGACTTTGGTTACCGTCCTGGTTTCTTTCTCAAAATCATTGACAGCTATGGGCTCTACTCTTTGTTATGTATTTCCTAAAGAAAGTCATCCTGGTGCTGagatgcatttcttttcctAGACAAGTAGCTGACAGTgatgttcctgtttttctacCAGCTGGCCCAGCATCAATAATAcacctggcagatttagatttggAATAATCTTTTATTGTGACCAAAATAGAAAATACTCCTAGCATGAtggtttaatgtttgttttctatgtCTGTGCTGTAAAGTCCCCCCCACTCCTCCTCAATAACTACATTATCTTTCCAACAGAAAGTGACTTTcagctttctttctttaatggGTGAAGTCACTGATTGAGCCACATCTGCCAACCAGTTTTCCCACAACAAAGAACTCCTGGACCATCTTTATTTCCTCTGACTCCTTCTTGCCCTTTAACCCCCTGCTGGTTGTGGAAAATGGACAATTATACTGGCCAGGATTCTGCTTTAGGCATCTTCCTGTTCAAAGGAAGCTGTTCCTGTTGCTGCATGCTTCCTCAggatgagggattgctgcaaagccAAAGACGCTAATAAATTGGCTGGCCTTCTTTAGGTAGAGAGAGTAAAGCCGACTTAAATTACTGTAATATTAGGACCAAATTGGACAGTTTCCAATTGTAATCAGACAAATGAACTGGATGGGACTGGGTTTTACGATTTAACCTGGACACAGATGGGTTATAAATAAATGGAGGTAATGTTAGTTATGACAATACTTAATATAAATTAACTTACTTGACAAGAATTAGAGGaattagaaaagcaaaaaaaaaaatctatatatatatatttttttacccgTCACAGTGCTCCTTTCAGCCAGTTCAATCTCCACCCACGGGTTGGGATCCCTGTGGTCTGCTGTCCAGAGCAGGAAGTCGTGGCTGGACTCTGTGTTTCTGGAGGTTGAGAACACTGTGTGCTCTTGACTGTTTTTGTCCCAGAAAGACGATGCATTTAGAGCAGAGACAGCCAGGATGTTGCTACATTCTGTTGGGAATGAGAGGAAAGGAAGAACATGTCCCATTGTTTTACAGAAATGCTTGTGTCTTAAGTATGTTAATaatgaagaacattttttaggCCATGCTGTAGAAAGCGGACTGCTAAGGCATTAAGAGAtgccaaaatgtaaaacacagcaGCTTAACACAGAGAATAAACTCAAGGAATGTAAATAATGCCCTGCTTGAGGGTGAAACcctgatttgtaaaaaaaaaagaaaaaaggtcttACCTTTGCTAAACAGCAGCTTCTTATCAGATAATGACCCCCTGTCAAAACGGCATCAAAGAAAGGTCAAACAAGCAGCTGGCAAACATCACTGTGATCTTTCATTGTGATAACAACGCAGGAACCAACGTTTTAGAGAGTACTCCATTGGCGAAGGTGGATTCATAGAGTGTGAGACTTCTCCCCTGATTCACAGTGATCCGGCCTCCCAAAGCGTCAGACGTTGCTCCACTGTGGACCGCAGACTTGCATAAAACCGACGTCTATGATATTAGAGAACAAATATAGTACTTTTAAACTTGAGTTAAGTTAAACACAGCAGAGTTTGGTAAAGGAAAATGTGTTCTTACGTCTCTGTAGCCCTGCTCAGAGTTTCCCCAAATCTCCCCCGGGACATTTTTGCATCCAGCTGGGCAATACACACTGAGGAGCAGAATCACAGATTGGAAAGCAGCtccacagagacacacagtgtcttgcaaaagtattcgcaCCACTTGAActctacattttgtcatatcaagttttaatatattttacctaacagaccaacacaaagcagcctGCAAGTGTGAACAGGAGCAAAACATAAgactaaaaagctaaaaaaaaaagtatccatcTTCCCCATCAGTATCCAAGGTAAAGTGCTCCCACAGTATGATGTagccactgccatgtttcaccAAATGAAttgaaactgcagcaaaatACGGCTTACACAGTATTACAAGAGCACTGGTTGGTCTATGAAATAATATCCAAACAAAAGTTAATGTGATATGCTTATAGTGcaacaaatgtcaaaaacttCATCAGGTTGGATTGTGTCTCAGTCTCTGTATCAAACTTACCTTAAATGCTGGAAGCTAAAATGGGATCCTCTTTGTAAACAACTAATcagatctgtaaaaaaaagaaaagaaaaggaaaaagcaatCAGATGCTAAAATTAAcgtttgcgtggctatctttgtggggactttccattgacttccattcatttctacagcctaaaccttatcctaaccctaaccattacatacctaaccctaaccaaaatcAATTCACATCTTAGTCCTAAATCaaacccctgacccaaaaacagcgtttccccttgtggggacaaGGCTTCGGTCCTCACAatgtagtatgtgtcaggaaaatggtccccacaaggtattacaaacaaacacgcgcacacgcacacacacagacacagaatcATACAGCACAGATTCAGGATGAGACAGTCTGGCATGCTCTAAGCGTTCTATATTAGGAGAAAGGCAGTCGTCTCTGTAATGTGACTGACGCCTTTGTTGCCGTCCCTTAGTCACACAACACGAGTCTCGCCAGCAGCTCTTCTGCCATCATAGTTAACAGATAGAGgtctgtgtctctgctcaaggcctcagcTCCAGATGCCGATGGATTTTATAAACAACTAagtgaaaaacaggaaactatGATACAAACTGCAAATACAGAGAACCTCACTGAGAAAAGAGGACAGTCTCTCTCATTATATCATAGCAATGAGATCCAAACAATCATTTGTACGATCCACAGAAAGATCCAAAACACcctaaaactttatttatgaacTAAAATACCCAGAAGTATGTTAATACTTAAACCCCCCCATGACGGATGGTTTGCAGCAGAACTCGGCAGCGCTTGGCcttgttgggggaaaaaagggagGTGAATGACCTGAGTCAGCTGGTGACAAGGAGACTTACTCTTGTTTCTGAGTAAACACAGCAATGGAGAATGAATGCCGATAAGccgagacacacacacacatacaccccccccccccccacacacacacacacacacagaggtaaACATTAACAGAACAGTGAGCATGACAAAAACACCAGTGAAAGCTTGTAAATAAGAACGCAGACAGCTGGTAATCATGCATTAAATGAAGCTGGGATTATGTGCTGTTCGTGTCCTGTAAGGGCAAAGCACAGGAGTAATACAGAAACTATGTACTCCAGTACAGTGATAGCATACCGTCTCTCTAAATACCACTTGTTCATATTGTGTAGCCTAATAATTAGTCAGAAAACAGAGGGATTGCTGCAGACGTACCTGGATGCTGGTCCGTTGCATAAGAGAGCAGAAACCCTCGTCCAGAGCGGTGTGGGCCAGACATGAACGTTACCGTCACTTCGTTGGTTTCAAGAGTCACATTCTTCATGGTTGCATTAAGCTTCCCACACACTGGGCCTGGGAATAAACAaccagtcaaagtacagaaaagcaacaaaaatctTGAGTAAAGTTAAATTAGTTCACTCATACCCCTTGGACTTCTGTACGTTTTCTCAAGTTGTGTTTGACTTTccgttttgcattttttttttttttttagaaatgttttccaattcAAAATCAGAAGGAGTGCGTTTGTCTTTAGTCTTCCTATTtgcaaaaccacattttgttCAGACAAAGCTGTGGTTGTTTGGGAATATGCACCCTTGGCTTTTCACATGTAAAGGTAGACATATTTTGCAATCCCTATTGTGAAACACGGTGGCGGCAaccgtcatgctgtggggatgatgatttttttttgacttgaAGATGGTTGGAGCTGAATGCAGGCTAATCCTGGGCTAAATGCAGATACTCaccattcagatttttatttgtcaaacattattatttttttaattccttcTACTCCACAAGcacacactactttgtgttgatcacATATAAacctaataaaacacattgaagttcgGCGTTGCAgcatttgcaacatttttaaaagttaatggAGCGTAAATAGTTTTGAAAGGGCTTCTTTTCTTCAGACTAAATGTCTTTCAAtatgtttgctgctttttcatCTAATTTTCAAACCGTCTTCTGACATATGAATCATCGAGACATAAAAGGTTTTCTTGACCCAAGGGATGTTTTGTAGTACTAGCCTGTCTTTAAGGCTTCACTTTGGGCACAAAAAACTATTACATAAAAACTGCTCCAACAACAAAGGGATGATGAATCTCTCAGGTCTTCACTTATTTTACAAGCACATACTGTTCACTGCAGTACACTGCCAGGACTGGAAAGAGACTAAGTCAAACAgctaaaatcaaaagaaaagaaaaaaggttttagatccagaaactgaaaaaagaaaagaagatctGGCTTTATGGAAGAAAGATAAAAAGGTATCAGTCgttaaaatctgtatttctttcttatttattctTCAAGAAGCCTCCTTAAACTTCTGCTTAATAATCTCTTTATTGAATGCAGATACAGAAAATATACTTATTCACAATCATAAGCAAACAAATAAGCTACAGCCTGACTGTTTACCATCCACTGATAGTAGGCAAGgattttgtatctttttaatGACAATAAATGCTGCAGTATCAGTTgggctcagaaaaaaaagatttttctcaCAAATCCCTGACATTTATAGATGATCCACATTAGCAGCAAAAGACAGACAACAGTGAATGTTGTGGGGCTTAAATAAATCCAACAACCTTCAGCACAATACTTATATCGCCACAATCTCCCAGCCTTGATTTTTGGTGCGCTGTCAAATATCTGTAGCCTCGGGACACAACCTGACACAGCTGGTTGCAAAACGTACATGTGCTTGTTGCAAAATAGGGTTTGTCTCCCATCGATGTTTCAGCTAAATGGCATGCTATGACTATAGAGTCATGCCGGTAAGTTCTCTAATAACGGCACGGAGCATTTAAGTCTGTCAGCAGGTATCGCGGCAAAACGCTGACTGGGTCTGAGGTCACAATGAAATCGTAGGTGAACTCACCCAGTCTCCGTTCTCCGCTCTTGCCGGTGATCACGATGGATCCGTTTCTGCAGCCTGGACTGCTCTCGATGTCAAAGTCTCCAAACAGCAGGCGCAGCGTCCGGCCCTCCTGCACGCGCAGCCTCCATTTACACCAGGCGTTGCTGGGATAGGTGCCCGGGTAGTTGGGAGAGGCTATGGTACCCGACTCTGTTCCCAGCAGTGCATGTCCACAACCGTTACCTAACGGGAAGCAAGAACGAACTTAAGAGGGCAGtgaaaataaatggtaaataaatgaaagtagcatccccacagcatgatgcttccaccaccaGGTTTCACTGTGGGAATGCCGTGTTAGCTTTCTGCCACACTTGGCCAAAAAGATCAAATGTAGCCTTTGAAGGACTATCGTCTGTACTCGGTGTTCGTGTGGACAGATTTTACTCTCAAACCAGCTGTGAGAAGTGAATTATTGGCTGCATTTTGAGCAAAGGCAAATCGTATTAACCGCAGACAAGCTCGTCATAACTttcctaaattaaataaagcgAATATTAAAAGCTTTGGTGAAGCATTATTTCAGGACAAATGCGTAACAAGTCCAATCAGAACAGGCCCTGCAGGCCTGGACATGTTTATATTCATAACTGAGTGATGACGCAACTAATTGTGAAGGAAATTCCTCTAGGCTATGGCATAAGTTGAACAAGTTGCCAAAATACTTATATTAACAAAGGTTAAAAGACAAAGAACTGgatattttggagaaaaatctattcatatggggaaaaaaaactaaaaacatttcagcctTTAATTTATTACATCCTCTGACCTGAGTGCGCTGACTAAAACGCTTCTACtggaacagaaaacacaaatatttagaTACCTCGTCTAATATCTGTGTTACTCataggaaaagaaaagagtcaATTGAGTCAGAGATTAGTGCTCTGGAAACTGTTTGCGCAAATTCAAGCCCCCACAAAAACCCCGGAGGTGACATGTTCCGAGAATGGTCAAAACTTGAGTGAGACATCGAGGCCAGACTGAGCCTAAACATCTCTCCCACCCCCCTCCGCCCATCCATATATGGCTCCCATACCCCCAGATAACCTTCCTCTGCCCCTGTGTCACACATCCTGCATCACACTGTCCACCCCCAACTTCCCAACAGCTCTTCAAATCCCACCGCAAACCTTTGAATGCTGCTTCCCCTCCTCAGTTCCCCCAAAGGATTTCTGTGGAAATGCCAGAGTGACATGCTGTTGCTGTGGGCACCAGAGCATGGATCTGTCACTTTCCGGTGGGAGGCCACAACAGCGGCAGTGCCGGCTGCGTTCTGGGTGGCTGCTAATTGTCTCCTGCTGGCTGAACCCCTTCACCTGCAGTCACTCTGACAAACCCGTCTGGTTCTGATTGCATCAAGGAGCCGATGCAGCGCCTCGCAGAAGTATTTATGCGCCTATTAAACGTTTTAGAACCGCAAACTTCAAAAGCACTTTattggggattttatgtgatggaccagcAGAAAGCAACGCAGAAAAGTGTAAGGGAAAATGAGACGCGATGCTTTATCAGAATATCgctcaaataaaaatgaatttgcgCTCAACACACTTTACTTtgataatacaaaaaaaagtcaccagGTATTAGTAGAGAGAGTCCACTTGTgggtaatttaatctcagattaaATACATCTTTTCTCTGAAGGCCtgaagtttgttagagaacattggAAAGCAAACATCATCATGAAGAGCAAGGAAGGCAACAGAAAGGTCAGGGGTCATAAAGTTTTGGGGATGTTTAGAAGGGTTTGGttataaaaaagaaacctttGAACATCTAAGGGCATCTAAACATGCCCTTAGATGTTCATCTAAAGGGCACCGATTAATACATcatctgaaaaatatgaagGGTAAAATGACAACGGCAAACAAAGAGTGTGTTAAAAAGATAAGTACTGTAGCCATGGTaacactggaggagctgcagagagacacAGCTCTGGTAGAGAATCTGTTTACATGTGAACTCTGCAAATCTagtattttctgtaaaagttcaaagaaatccaaaatgatgtaaaaacaagATGCCCAGGTCACATGAGACCAAAACGAAACCTTCTGGCCAGCATACATGACACCGTTTGTGTCGGAAAGAGACATTTTAGAGAAATTGAACAATTTCCCAGTGGGCCAACATGATGGTAGCAGCATCGTGCAGTGGGACTGTTTCTTCAGCTGTGAAAGAGAAGCTAGTTAGATGGCACGCTTGAAATTCAGGCCACACTTTTATTTGTAGAAAGAAATAACTGAAAacctgtgtttttgttgtacaCTTATGCACTAGTGGGAGGTGGAGCATGACTTCAGCTTGTCCTGACCAGTTCAGGGAGATCAACAAAACAGGaatttaaagtgttaaataagcaaatgctgttttttcccacttaagtttctttcttttcttttttttgctggcaGGTTTTTGCAGGTCCGCACTGGCAAACAGGATGTTCACCTGTCCTACCTGTCACTGCATAGGATTATCCCCTACAATCTGCCAATCACTGcagagtgaaaacagaaaacaggctGAGGTAGAGCTCCCAAAACCTGTCCCAGCCACAGCTAATAAGGATTACTATTTCAACAACATGATTCAGAATCTGCAATTCACCCTGGACTTAATCAGCTTCCGATATGCGAAGAAACCAAAGCCAGAGAGCCAGacgaaaacaacaaagaagatgaTTTGTGGTGTGTAGTCATAGTC
Coding sequences within:
- the LOC103478461 gene encoding discoidin, CUB and LCCL domain-containing protein 1 isoform X1 — encoded protein: MLGKSKNIEDGMKFVFASFWMTFCACLVDVRCQEGNGCGHALLGTESGTIASPNYPGTYPSNAWCKWRLRVQEGRTLRLLFGDFDIESSPGCRNGSIVITGKSGERRLGPVCGKLNATMKNVTLETNEVTVTFMSGPHRSGRGFLLSYATDQHPDLISCLQRGSHFSFQHLSVYCPAGCKNVPGEIWGNSEQGYRDTSVLCKSAVHSGATSDALGGRITVNQGRSLTLYESTFANGVLSKTGSLSDKKLLFSKECSNILAVSALNASSFWDKNSQEHTVFSTSRNTESSHDFLLWTADHRDPNPWVEIELAERSTVTGLVTTGSSVSYMESYSLQFSKDRKSWKTYKDATSKEKQVFQAYTDGHLTVLNSLFPAVVARFIRLQPLSWHARASARVQLLGCPAAKVTPRSRPPGAESPSIKFNVDTLNPSPSPTPTEKALTVETTQTHSQPVIIAVGVVLGLVMCGSCLLAGIWWKRRKKDSAMKNSLPTVGCQAFKAKSLPCPHSELISYPLVRSVHDALPSPPLNDYAAPAITSVGQKVGSTFRPSSDEGYTTPFTCAHYDTPGNLPEYAEPLPPEPEYATPFSELPPEHKPPSLSGLLHGITHRPPAHASSTHSQYDCPSHRVLFNGYCTPALHASGPRPASEVYAEPKPSDSLVQKHTYEEPL
- the LOC103478461 gene encoding discoidin, CUB and LCCL domain-containing protein 1 isoform X2, translating into MLGKSKNIEDGMKFVFASFWMTFCACLVDVRCQEGNGCGHALLGTESGTIASPNYPGTYPSNAWCKWRLRVQEGRTLRLLFGDFDIESSPGCRNGSIVITGKSGERRLGPVCGKLNATMKNVTLETNEVTVTFMSGPHRSGRGFLLSYATDQHPDLISCLQRGSHFSFQHLSVYCPAGCKNVPGEIWGNSEQGYRDTSVLCKSAVHSGATSDALGGRITVNQGRSLTLYESTFANGVLSKTGSLSDKKLLFSKECSNILAVSALNASSFWDKNSQEHTVFSTSRNTESSHDFLLWTADHRDPNPWVEIELAERSTVTGLVTTGSSVSYMESYSLQFSKDRKSWKTYKDATSKEKQVFQAYTDGHLTVLNSLFPAVVARFIRLQPLSWHARASARVQLLGCPAAKVTPRSRPPGESPSIKFNVDTLNPSPSPTPTEKALTVETTQTHSQPVIIAVGVVLGLVMCGSCLLAGIWWKRRKKDSAMKNSLPTVGCQAFKAKSLPCPHSELISYPLVRSVHDALPSPPLNDYAAPAITSVGQKVGSTFRPSSDEGYTTPFTCAHYDTPGNLPEYAEPLPPEPEYATPFSELPPEHKPPSLSGLLHGITHRPPAHASSTHSQYDCPSHRVLFNGYCTPALHASGPRPASEVYAEPKPSDSLVQKHTYEEPL